A window of Lysobacter sp. TY2-98 genomic DNA:
CATCTCGGTGAGCACGTCGTTGGACTTGCCCGAAATGCGCTGGCCATTGATGACGACGTTGCCGGTCGCCTCGCCGAAGCCGCGTTCCTGGTCCGCCTGGCGGATCACGAAGCCGGGCACCTGCTTGAGCATGTCCAGCGCGTTGTGCGGGTTGTAGCGCGCGAAATCCGCGGGCACGTAGGTGTGCACGGCGGGTGCGGTGGCGGCGGGCGTGGCGTCCTGCGCGTGTAGCGTGGAGGCGGCAAGCAGCAGCGCAACGCAGAGCGCCGTACGGGTCGGGCGACGGGTCATGGACGAACCTTCGGAGTGCGGGACGTCGCGACGCGATCGTCGTCGACACCGGCATTGATGCGTAGCCGTCGCCGAAGGTTTAAACGCCGTTTATCGGTGGTGCGACGCGCCGCGCAGCCAGCGTCGCCGCACGAGCCACGCGACCAGCATCACCGCGAGGAACACGCCGTAGCCCGATGCGGTGGCGAGCACCTGCCGCCAGATGTTGCCGGCCGGGCCCGTCGGTACCGCATAGCCATGCGCCCACCGCACGACCACGCCGCACGCGATCACGGCGATCGCGATCGCCACGAGATCGAACAGGCGACGCACCGCGGTGCGCGGCTGGCGCGGATACCACCAGAACAGGCCCGCGAGAACGGCGAACCACGGCAGGAACAGGATCAGCGGGAGGAGCTGCTGCAGCTGCAGGCTCATGCCGCGGCTTCGGCCATCTCGGCGAGCGCGGCGTCGACTTCGTCGCGCGTGGCGCCTTCTGCGAGCAGCGCCTCGTCGTCGAGGCGTGCCGCCTGCTTGAGCGCCGCCACGCGCTGGCCCGCCTCGCGCGGCGCATCGAAGCCCGCGCTCTGCAGCAGCACGCGATCCCCGCGCACGAGCTTGAAGTAGAAACGACCATCGTTCTCGCGGTACTGCTTGAACGTCGCCGGCGCGGGCCTGTCGTCGGCCTTCGACACCGCCACCGACGCCTTCGACAGATCGCGCAGGCCCACCGCATCGCGCAGGTCGGCGAGCAGCGGCATCGCATAGCGCGCGCGCAGGCGCGCCGCGCCGTCGCGCAGGATCGCCTCGATGTCGGCGGGCTTGGCAATCAGCGCTTCGTACTTCTCGCGCATCGGCGAGATTTCGGCGTCGATGCGTTCGAACAGCGCCTGCTTGGCGTCGCCCCACGCGATGCCCGATTCGAAGGCGCGGCGCATCTCGGCCGCCTGCTCCGCGCTCGCGAACGCCTGGTAGAGCTGGAACACGTTCGATGCGTCGGGGTCCTTCGCTTCGCCCGGCGCGCGCGAGTCGGTGACGATCGAATAGATCAGCTTCTTCAGCTGCTCGCGCGGTGCGAACAGCGGAATCACGTTGTCGTAGCTCTTCGACATCTTGCGGCCGTCGAGGCCCGGAAGCGTCGCAACGTGTTCTTCGATCGCCGCTTCCGGCAGCGTGAAATGTTCGCCGAACAGATGGTTGAAGCGCTGGCCGAAGTCGCGCGCCATCTCGATGTGCTGGATCTGGTCGCGGCCGACCGGCACCTTGTTGGCGTTGAAGATGAGGATGTCCGCGGCCATCAGCACCGGGTACATGAACAGGCCTGCGGTGATGCCCGCATCGTCGTCCTCGCCCGCTTCGCGGTTCTTGTCGACGGACGCCTTGTAGGCATGCGCGCGGTTGAGGATGCCCTTGCCGGCCACGCAGGTGAGCAGCCACGTGAGTTCCGGAATCTCCGGGATGTCGCTCTGCCGGTAGAACCAGACCTGCGACGGATCCAGACCTGCGGCGAGCCAGCTCGCGGCGATCTCGAGGGTGGAGCGCTGAACGCGTGCCGGATCCTGCACCTTGATGAGTGCGTGGTAGTCGGCGAGGAAATAGAAGCTTTCGACCGACGGGTCGCGGCTGGCTTCGAGCGCCGGCCGGATCGCACCGGCGTAGTTGCCCAGGTGCGGCGTGCCCGAGGTGGTGATGCCGGTGAGGACGCGGGTGCGGGTCATCGTGGTGCGCGAAAGCGTTCGGTCCGCGAGTTTACCGTGCAGCGCGCGAACGCCCGCCCGGGCCTCGGGCTGAACGACGCGGCGCCCGGCAACCCCGCGACCGCGCGGTGCGCGTTGAACCCGATACCCGTCCTGCGAGCATCGCCATGTCCCGCCCGTCCCGCACCCGCTTCCTCCTCGCCGCCCTGCTCACCGTCGCCGGAGCCGCCCACGCGCGGAACTGGAGCGGCGGCCGTGTCGACATGACGGTCATCGACCGCGACGACGGTCGCGAACTGCCCGAATACCGCTACCGCAGCCAGGACTGGGTGGCGGGCACACCGGGCCATCGCTATGCGGTGCGCCTGACCAACCGCAGCGCATCCCGCGTGCTGGTGATGCTCAGCGTCGACGGCGTGAACGCCGTGACCGGCCAGACCGCGAGTGCCGACCAGGCCGGCTACGTGCTCGAGCCGTACGCGACCACCGAACTCACCGGCTGGCGCAAGTCGCTGCAGCACGTCGCGCAGTTCTACTTTTCCGATGTTGGCGACAGCTATGCCGCGCGCACCGGGCGGCCGCGCAATGTCGGCGTGATCGGCATTGCGGTGTTCGATGAAGCACGCCCCTTGCCACCGCCTCCAGCGCCACCGGTGTACATGCCCGAACGACGCGAAGCCGACGCGGCGGCGAGTGCCCAGGCGGCGCCGAAGGCCGGGATGCGCGCCCAGCAGGCGATCGGCACCGGTCATGGCGATGCCGAATACTCGCCGGTGTCGCGCACGGGCTTCGTGCGGACAAGCCGCTCACCCGCCCAGGTGAGCGAGATCCGCTACGACGACGTGTACGCGCTGGTGAAGCGCGGCGTCATTCCTTATGCGGAGCACTACGCGCGGGGTCCGCAGGCGTTTCCCGGCAGCGGTTTCGTGCCCGATCCACCGCCGGGCTGGTGACGCGAAAACACGAAGGGCCGGATTGCTCCGGCCCTTCGCATGTCAGCTGCAATGCGCTGGGATCAGCACTTGCCGTCCTTGCAGTCCTGCGCCTTGTCTTCGACCTTCTCGCCGACCTTCTGCACA
This region includes:
- a CDS encoding tryptophan--tRNA ligase translates to MTRTRVLTGITTSGTPHLGNYAGAIRPALEASRDPSVESFYFLADYHALIKVQDPARVQRSTLEIAASWLAAGLDPSQVWFYRQSDIPEIPELTWLLTCVAGKGILNRAHAYKASVDKNREAGEDDDAGITAGLFMYPVLMAADILIFNANKVPVGRDQIQHIEMARDFGQRFNHLFGEHFTLPEAAIEEHVATLPGLDGRKMSKSYDNVIPLFAPREQLKKLIYSIVTDSRAPGEAKDPDASNVFQLYQAFASAEQAAEMRRAFESGIAWGDAKQALFERIDAEISPMREKYEALIAKPADIEAILRDGAARLRARYAMPLLADLRDAVGLRDLSKASVAVSKADDRPAPATFKQYRENDGRFYFKLVRGDRVLLQSAGFDAPREAGQRVAALKQAARLDDEALLAEGATRDEVDAALAEMAEAAA